The genomic interval GAGCGGGCGTTCTGCGTCGGGCAGGACCTCAAGGAGCACATCGGGCTGCTGGCCGCCGACCGGGAGGACGGTTCGGGGCGGACCATGAGCACGGTGCGCGAGCACTACAACCCCATCGTGAAGGCCATCGCCGGCGCGCCGAAGCCGGTGGTGGCGGCGGTGAACGGCGTGGCGGCGGGCGCCGGTTTCGGGTTCGCGCTGGCCGCGGACTACCGGATCGTCGCGGAGACGGCGGCGTTCAACACCTCGTTCGCCGGTGTCGCGCTGACCGCCGACTCCGGCATCTCCTGGACGCTGCCGCGGGTGATCGGCCCGGGCCGCGCCACCGACCTGCTGCTCTTCCCGCGGAACATCTCCGCGCAGGAGGCGTACGAGCTGGGCATCGCCAACCGGCTGGTGCCAGCCGGCGAGCTGCGCGCGGAGGCCGAGAAGGTGGCCCGCGCGCTGGCCCAGGGTCCGACGGTGGCGTACGCGGCGCTCAAGGAGTCGGTGGCGTACGGGATGAGCCACTCGCTGGAGGAGACGCTGGAGAAGGAGGACGAGCTGCAGACCCGGGCGGGCTCGTCGGAGGACCACGCGATCGCGGTGCAGGCGTTCGTGAACAAGGAGAAGCCGACGTACCTGGGCCGTTGAGTCCGGGGCTACGGCGCCGTCGGGGACCGCGGGTTCTTCTTCGTGGCCGAGCGCGCAGTCCCCCGCGCCCCTCGAGGGGCGCTTCTCGCCGCGCATGCCTCCAGGTGGTCGTTCACCAGTCCGCAGGCCTGCATCAGGGCGTACGCCGTGGTGGGGCCGACGAAGCGCAGGCCGCGCTTCTTCAGGGCCTTGGACAGCGCCGTCGACCCGGGTGTGACCGCGGGGACGTCGGCGAGGGTCTTCGGCGCCGGGCGGTCCGCCGGGTCGGGGGCGTGGGACCAGATCAGGGCGTCCAGGTCGCCGGGCGCCCACCGGGCCAGCACGCGTGCGTTGGCGAGGGTCGCGTCGATCTTCGCGCGGTTGCGGATGATGCCGGTGTCGGCGAGCAGGCGCTCGCGGTCGGTGTCGGTGAACTCCGCGACCCTGGCGATCTCGAAGCCGGCGAAGGCGGCGCGGAAGCCGGGGCGGCGGCGCAGGATCGTGATCCACGACAGCCCGGACTGGAACGCCTCCAGGCTGAGGCGCTCGAAGAGGGCGTCGTCGCCGTGCACCGGGCGGCCCCACTCCTCGTCGTGGTAGGCGAGGTAGTCCGGGGCGGACAGCGCCCAGGGGCAGCGGGGCAGGCCGTCGGGGCCAACCGGCTGTCCGCCCACGGTGTCGCTCACCGCTGATCGTCCTCCGGGTGCGGGGCGGGCTTGTCCGCCGACAGGTGCGCCGCGGCGGCGCGGGCGCCGGCCAGCGCGGACTCCAGGTCGGCGATCCGCGCGTCCCGCTCGGCGAGTTCGGCGGCGAGGCGGCCGAGGGCGTCGTCCACGTCCGCCATGCGGTAGCCGCGGGCGGCGAGGGGGAAGCGCAGGCGGTCGACGTCCGCGCGGCTGACCGGGCGGTCCGGCGGCAGGGAGTCCTGGAGCCGCTCCGGCTCCGCCTCGGGCAGCGGGGCGTTGTCGCCGCCGCCCACCACGGCGAGGGTCACCGCGGCCACCACGACGGCCAGCGCGACGACCAGGAACAGGAACATAACCATCGCCGGGGCCCCCACGGTCGGATGAGTCGGAGTCGGATGTGTGGCTCCGATCGTGTCATGCGAGTCTGACACCCGGGGCCGCCGGGCGGACGGAGGCGGCCCGGACGGCCGGACGAGGAGAGGTTCCAGGGGATGCTCAGGCTGGGCAGGCGGGAATTCGCACCGCACGAGCGGGTGATCATGGCGATCGTGAACCGGACCCCGGACTCCTTCTACGACCAGGGCGCCACCTTCCGCGACGGGCCGGCGCTCGCGCGCGTGGAACAGGCGGTGGCCGAGGGCGCCGCGATCGTCGACATAGGAGGGGTGAAGGCGGGGCCCGGCGAGGAGGTCTCGGCCGAGGAGGAGGCACGCCGGACGGTCGGTTTCGTGGCCGAGGTGCGCCGCCGCTTCCCGGACGTGGTGATCAGCGTGGACACCTGGCGGCACGAGGTCGGCGAGGCCGCCTGCGAGGCGGGCGCGGACGTGCTGAACGACGCGTGGGGCGGGGTGGACCCGCGCCTGGCCGAGGTGGCCGCGCGGTACGGCGCGGGGCTGGTGTGCACCCACGCGGGCGGGGCGCAGCCCCGGACCCGGCCGCACCGGGTGACGTACGACGACGTGATGGCGGACATCCTCGACGTGACCGTGGGGCTGGCCGAGCGGGCGGTGTCGCTGGGGGTGCCGCGGGAGTCGGTGATGATCGACCCGGGGCACGACTTCGGGAAGAACACCCGGCACAGCCTGGAGGCGACCCGGCGGCTCGGGGAGATGGTGGCGACCGGGTGGCCGGTGCTGGTGTCGCTGTCCAACAAGGACTTCGTCGGCGAGACGCTGGACCGCCCGGTGAAGGAGCGGGTGGTGGGGACGCTCGCGACGAC from Streptomyces sp. DH-12 carries:
- a CDS encoding DNA-3-methyladenine glycosylase I, with the translated sequence MSDTVGGQPVGPDGLPRCPWALSAPDYLAYHDEEWGRPVHGDDALFERLSLEAFQSGLSWITILRRRPGFRAAFAGFEIARVAEFTDTDRERLLADTGIIRNRAKIDATLANARVLARWAPGDLDALIWSHAPDPADRPAPKTLADVPAVTPGSTALSKALKKRGLRFVGPTTAYALMQACGLVNDHLEACAARSAPRGARGTARSATKKNPRSPTAP
- a CDS encoding DivIVA domain-containing protein; the protein is MVMFLFLVVALAVVVAAVTLAVVGGGDNAPLPEAEPERLQDSLPPDRPVSRADVDRLRFPLAARGYRMADVDDALGRLAAELAERDARIADLESALAGARAAAAHLSADKPAPHPEDDQR
- a CDS encoding enoyl-CoA hydratase-related protein, which encodes MADTVLYEVGDGLATITLNRPEAMNALNVAAKAALRDAVRSAADDDAVRAVLLTAAGERAFCVGQDLKEHIGLLAADREDGSGRTMSTVREHYNPIVKAIAGAPKPVVAAVNGVAAGAGFGFALAADYRIVAETAAFNTSFAGVALTADSGISWTLPRVIGPGRATDLLLFPRNISAQEAYELGIANRLVPAGELRAEAEKVARALAQGPTVAYAALKESVAYGMSHSLEETLEKEDELQTRAGSSEDHAIAVQAFVNKEKPTYLGR
- the folP gene encoding dihydropteroate synthase; the encoded protein is MLRLGRREFAPHERVIMAIVNRTPDSFYDQGATFRDGPALARVEQAVAEGAAIVDIGGVKAGPGEEVSAEEEARRTVGFVAEVRRRFPDVVISVDTWRHEVGEAACEAGADVLNDAWGGVDPRLAEVAARYGAGLVCTHAGGAQPRTRPHRVTYDDVMADILDVTVGLAERAVSLGVPRESVMIDPGHDFGKNTRHSLEATRRLGEMVATGWPVLVSLSNKDFVGETLDRPVKERVVGTLATTAVSAWLGAQVYRVHEVAETRQVLDMVSSIAGDREPAVARRGLA